One segment of Cystobacter fuscus DSM 2262 DNA contains the following:
- the tssB gene encoding type VI secretion system contractile sheath small subunit, producing the protein MPIQDNLPKSRITLTYRTNINGQAAEVKLPFRVVVMGDFSLGSSKDRQQDLEERQLRSVNDTNINELMKDMGMSVSFEVDDKISTDAGAKMSVTLPVTGMKSFNPDEIVHHVPKLKALMLMRKLLLEMQSDIDNRKELRRTLYELFSDKEQLNKLLQSDQLKGFASMRLPVAKAAPPDSGQPALVAETVTEPATVKA; encoded by the coding sequence GTGCCCATCCAGGACAATCTGCCCAAATCCCGCATCACGCTCACCTATCGCACCAACATCAACGGCCAGGCGGCGGAGGTGAAGCTTCCTTTCCGTGTCGTGGTGATGGGAGACTTCTCGCTCGGCAGCTCCAAGGATCGCCAGCAGGATCTGGAAGAGCGGCAGCTGCGCTCGGTCAACGACACCAACATCAACGAGCTGATGAAGGACATGGGCATGTCCGTCTCGTTCGAGGTGGACGACAAGATCAGCACGGACGCGGGCGCGAAGATGTCGGTCACGCTGCCCGTCACGGGGATGAAGTCCTTCAACCCCGATGAGATCGTCCACCACGTGCCCAAGCTCAAGGCGCTGATGCTGATGCGCAAGCTGCTGCTGGAGATGCAGTCGGACATCGACAACCGCAAGGAGCTGCGGCGCACGCTCTACGAGCTGTTCTCCGACAAGGAGCAGCTCAACAAGCTGCTGCAGAGCGATCAGCTCAAGGGGTTCGCGTCCATGCGCCTGCCCGTGGCGAAGGCGGCTCCGCCTGACTCCGGACAGCCCGCCCTGGTCGCCGAGACCGTCACCGAGCCCGCCACCGTCAAGGCCTGA
- the tssK gene encoding type VI secretion system baseplate subunit TssK yields the protein MQRHKLARVRWQVGQTLLPEHFRAQDESLSAEARLHGELSGLPQVGIASLVWNEALLAEGSLSLPSLTAILPGGYLVDVPGNAAEPSFSLEATGRAEVTVYLHLMDEVRGTEGVPLYADAPPTVQRLLQRLLLSTEPSVDRARSSLELMTFSKNLEGVWRPSERRVPPLLLVGPNPFLAGFLRELDSLLDKAHGQLRTLLLDSYQRGERLASARRTLLEVRRLQAMRADMRNDVFPHPYRFFEALRQFYFEVCCFLELVPDDSMPGYVHDDPGAGLWGWMELFNRAFRPEDTRLTYKPFESREGQFVLAPLPMLEEGVASELYLLVRNEDPGRPATLEGVKLASPSRLPAVRRLALRGIPLEHVPHPAFPHAFGPEISWYKLSLGEEWQYAVRDNGMAFYITPALQGTQVFLFWRKAG from the coding sequence ATGCAGCGTCACAAGCTCGCGCGGGTCCGCTGGCAGGTTGGCCAGACGCTCCTTCCCGAGCACTTCCGCGCCCAGGACGAATCACTCTCGGCCGAGGCGCGGCTGCATGGCGAGTTGTCCGGGCTGCCCCAGGTCGGCATCGCCTCGCTCGTGTGGAACGAGGCGCTGCTGGCCGAGGGCAGTCTGTCCCTGCCTTCGTTGACCGCCATCCTGCCGGGAGGCTACCTGGTGGATGTGCCCGGCAACGCCGCCGAGCCCTCGTTCTCGCTCGAGGCCACGGGCCGGGCGGAAGTCACCGTGTACCTCCACCTGATGGATGAGGTGCGGGGCACGGAGGGGGTCCCGCTCTACGCGGATGCACCGCCCACCGTGCAGCGCCTGCTGCAGCGCCTGCTGCTGTCCACCGAGCCGTCCGTGGACCGGGCCCGCTCGTCGCTGGAGCTGATGACGTTCTCCAAGAACCTCGAGGGGGTGTGGAGGCCCTCGGAGCGCAGGGTGCCGCCCCTGTTGCTGGTGGGGCCCAATCCCTTCCTCGCGGGGTTTCTCCGGGAGCTGGACTCGTTGCTGGACAAGGCCCACGGGCAGTTGCGCACGCTGCTCTTGGACAGCTACCAGCGCGGAGAGCGGCTCGCCAGCGCCCGCCGCACGCTGCTCGAGGTGCGCCGCCTGCAGGCGATGCGCGCCGACATGCGCAACGACGTCTTTCCCCACCCGTACCGCTTCTTCGAGGCCCTGCGGCAGTTCTACTTCGAGGTGTGCTGCTTCCTCGAGCTGGTGCCGGATGACTCCATGCCCGGCTACGTGCACGACGATCCGGGCGCGGGGCTGTGGGGGTGGATGGAGCTGTTCAACCGCGCCTTCCGTCCCGAGGACACGCGGCTCACCTACAAGCCCTTCGAGTCGCGCGAGGGCCAGTTCGTCCTCGCGCCCCTGCCCATGCTGGAGGAGGGCGTGGCGAGCGAGCTGTACCTGCTGGTGCGCAACGAGGATCCCGGCCGGCCCGCCACCCTCGAGGGCGTGAAGCTCGCGAGCCCCTCGCGGCTGCCCGCCGTGCGCCGCCTGGCGCTCCGGGGCATTCCCCTGGAGCACGTGCCGCACCCCGCCTTCCCCCACGCCTTCGGTCCGGAGATCTCCTGGTACAAGCTCTCGCTGGGCGAGGAGTGGCAGTACGCCGTGCGCGACAATGGCATGGCCTTCTACATCACCCCCGCGCTGCAGGGCACCCAGGTCTTCCTCTTCTGGCGCAAGGCGGGGTGA
- a CDS encoding type VI secretion system protein IglI family protein gives MAEPAKQLSPLLPQLLTQPLTAEAPDLESTDERLEKVNNLVSRSDYVEAARAAQELLEQGLYDVRLVGPYLMGLFMDGGLEALPTLFHSLSSTLLINWQYFGPRERKDVFADAGLRWLLKVLNKHIEHHERLKNETWQRWSQASNREPLEQALALSEEIFASFNRVLQRNACEAPFRRLTQWMEGHLNSLPEPEPEPEPEPELEAEAEVVPVRPRAAPAESPRAASASAGPSIPVSPALAQLMRKLAAFDTLLERQDYRRATVVAADVLQVVEHFDPRVYLPALFSRFFAGLSTRADEVEPLMQSTDSLGFRALDQLYRVDLEAFLAQEENVNAGGDEE, from the coding sequence ATGGCTGAGCCCGCGAAGCAGTTGTCCCCGCTCCTGCCCCAGTTGTTGACCCAGCCGCTGACGGCCGAGGCTCCGGATCTGGAGAGCACGGATGAGCGGCTGGAGAAGGTCAACAACCTGGTGTCGCGCAGCGACTACGTCGAGGCGGCGCGCGCGGCGCAGGAGCTGTTGGAGCAGGGCCTGTACGATGTGCGCCTGGTGGGCCCCTACCTGATGGGTCTCTTCATGGATGGCGGTCTGGAGGCCCTGCCGACGCTCTTCCATTCGCTCTCCAGCACGTTGCTGATCAACTGGCAGTACTTCGGGCCGCGCGAGCGCAAGGACGTCTTCGCCGACGCGGGCCTGCGCTGGCTGCTCAAGGTGCTCAACAAGCACATCGAGCACCACGAGCGCCTGAAGAACGAGACGTGGCAGCGCTGGAGCCAGGCGAGCAACCGCGAGCCGCTGGAGCAGGCGCTCGCGCTGAGCGAGGAGATCTTCGCTTCGTTCAACCGGGTGTTGCAGCGCAATGCCTGCGAGGCGCCGTTCCGCCGGCTCACCCAGTGGATGGAAGGGCATCTGAACTCGCTGCCCGAGCCGGAACCCGAGCCCGAGCCGGAACCCGAGCTGGAGGCCGAGGCGGAAGTCGTTCCCGTGCGCCCGCGCGCGGCGCCCGCCGAGTCCCCGCGCGCCGCGTCCGCGTCGGCCGGGCCCTCCATCCCCGTGTCGCCGGCGCTGGCGCAGTTGATGCGCAAGCTGGCCGCGTTCGACACGCTCCTCGAGCGCCAGGATTACCGGCGCGCGACGGTGGTGGCAGCCGACGTGCTGCAGGTGGTGGAGCACTTCGATCCGCGCGTGTACCTGCCCGCGCTGTTCTCCCGCTTCTTCGCCGGGTTGAGCACCCGGGCGGATGAGGTGGAGCCGCTGATGCAGAGCACCGACTCGCTGGGGTTTCGCGCGCTCGATCAGCTCTACCGCGTGGACCTGGAGGCCTTCCTCGCCCAGGAGGAGAACGTGAACGCGGGCGGGGACGAGGAGTAG
- a CDS encoding DotU family type IV/VI secretion system protein has translation MKLEHWQIVLQTYRQVRLLLDQSLPAEPADGEPRPQVRVGAQGLALVQQQLLAEVSGLQQALGGAYREEEIAEALRPFVYLTDERVLRRLADSEQAQWPLLQHRLYGIDSGGDHFYELADEKLALRVASPLVFELLHFCLTAGFEGRHAGNAARLREYKERLAARIPKPEAVPAPPPAVGQAPLVHAFPLRYYLVSGAVVVTLPVLLWWLSR, from the coding sequence ATGAAACTCGAGCATTGGCAGATCGTCCTCCAGACCTACCGGCAGGTGCGTCTGCTCCTGGATCAATCCCTGCCGGCGGAGCCCGCCGACGGGGAACCGCGTCCCCAGGTGCGCGTCGGCGCCCAGGGGCTGGCGCTCGTCCAGCAGCAACTGCTGGCGGAGGTGAGTGGCCTCCAGCAGGCGCTGGGCGGCGCGTACCGGGAAGAGGAAATCGCCGAGGCGCTGCGGCCCTTCGTCTACCTGACGGACGAGCGGGTGCTGCGCCGGCTGGCGGACTCCGAGCAGGCACAGTGGCCCCTGCTTCAGCACAGGCTGTATGGCATTGATTCGGGCGGCGACCACTTCTACGAGCTGGCCGACGAGAAGCTCGCGCTGCGGGTGGCCTCGCCCCTGGTGTTCGAGCTGTTGCACTTCTGCCTCACCGCCGGCTTCGAGGGCCGCCACGCGGGCAACGCGGCGCGGCTGCGCGAGTACAAGGAGCGGCTGGCGGCGCGCATCCCCAAGCCCGAGGCCGTGCCCGCTCCCCCTCCAGCCGTCGGACAGGCCCCCCTCGTCCACGCCTTCCCGTTGCGCTACTACCTCGTGTCCGGAGCCGTGGTGGTGACACTCCCGGTCTTGCTCTGGTGGTTGTCGAGATGA
- a CDS encoding type VI secretion system baseplate subunit TssF, which translates to MSDSSDRMYLEYLNELDALERFRQRFLTAYPTVPLDREDPHVRRLVESMAFFSVQTRAATQHNVRSTWLRLFSAFFDFLLQPLPAVAMVQALPGDKMTETVTLARGTELRLSPAHGAPGTFRTRRNLRILPIAPAGTDVVRLADGRYRLILRFESSFARRDPVGMFSLHVRHLDEYRPSLAVFHALRQHLKQVSVVYDAPASESSQGLPCEFFLGDPPAELDDAGSYEHPLHRVRAFFQMPEQGLFLHVAVPSHRKEWSRFSLCLDLDKSWSVGRSTHPDFLVPFVVPVENLKAEPAQPLVADGTRSEFPIRGMSAGKALRLHSVTGVFTLGRAGRVPMRPAFLPGEGPSYELDESLDADMRPRHSLLVSLPQAFTEPQKLLVEALWHQPDFITEAVGRISVSIPGRHVEGLDWRLVGRLEAHRDSTLRQDVAGLTRLLAWKVKSTLDRNELAALLNYLGTPVDEPFNRVLPWVRELKATVAPDGALRGSGLLHVYEMILEPFDASAEPLVACFLEQIQRLLEAWNGEASVVLRSSIAGAGAFPVKTSS; encoded by the coding sequence GTGAGTGACTCGTCGGACCGGATGTACCTGGAGTACCTCAATGAGCTGGATGCGCTCGAGCGCTTCCGGCAGCGTTTCCTGACGGCCTACCCCACGGTGCCCCTGGACCGGGAGGATCCGCACGTGCGGCGCCTCGTGGAGTCCATGGCCTTCTTCTCCGTGCAGACGCGCGCGGCCACGCAGCACAACGTGCGCTCCACCTGGCTGCGGCTCTTCTCCGCCTTCTTCGACTTCCTGCTCCAGCCCCTGCCCGCGGTGGCCATGGTGCAGGCGCTGCCGGGGGACAAGATGACGGAGACGGTGACGCTCGCGCGGGGCACCGAGTTGCGCCTGTCGCCCGCCCATGGCGCGCCCGGCACCTTCCGCACCCGGCGCAACCTGCGCATCCTCCCCATCGCCCCCGCGGGCACGGACGTGGTGCGGCTGGCGGATGGACGCTACCGGCTCATCCTGCGCTTCGAGTCCAGCTTCGCCCGGCGCGATCCCGTGGGCATGTTCAGCCTGCACGTGCGCCACCTGGACGAGTACCGCCCCTCGCTCGCCGTCTTCCACGCGCTGCGCCAGCACCTCAAGCAGGTGTCGGTTGTCTATGACGCCCCCGCGAGTGAGAGCTCCCAGGGCCTGCCGTGCGAGTTCTTCCTCGGCGACCCTCCGGCCGAGCTGGACGACGCGGGCAGCTACGAGCACCCGCTGCACCGCGTGCGCGCCTTCTTCCAGATGCCCGAGCAGGGGCTCTTCCTCCACGTCGCCGTGCCCTCGCACCGCAAGGAGTGGAGCCGCTTCAGCCTGTGCCTGGACCTGGACAAGTCCTGGTCCGTGGGCCGCTCGACCCACCCGGACTTCCTCGTGCCCTTCGTCGTACCCGTGGAGAACCTCAAGGCCGAGCCCGCCCAGCCGCTCGTCGCCGATGGCACCCGCTCCGAGTTCCCCATCCGGGGCATGTCGGCGGGCAAGGCGCTGCGGCTGCACTCGGTCACCGGCGTGTTCACCCTGGGCCGCGCCGGACGCGTGCCCATGCGGCCCGCCTTTCTCCCGGGCGAGGGGCCGAGTTACGAGCTGGATGAGTCCCTGGACGCCGACATGCGTCCGCGTCACAGTCTGCTCGTGTCCTTGCCCCAGGCCTTCACCGAACCCCAGAAGTTGCTGGTGGAAGCCCTCTGGCATCAGCCCGACTTCATCACCGAGGCCGTTGGCCGCATCAGCGTCTCCATTCCGGGCCGGCATGTGGAGGGGCTCGATTGGCGGCTGGTGGGCCGGCTCGAGGCCCACCGCGACAGCACCCTGCGCCAGGACGTGGCGGGGTTGACCCGCCTGCTCGCGTGGAAGGTCAAGTCGACCCTGGACCGCAACGAGCTGGCCGCGTTGCTCAACTACCTGGGCACCCCCGTCGACGAGCCCTTCAATCGCGTGCTGCCCTGGGTGCGCGAGCTCAAGGCCACGGTGGCTCCGGACGGAGCCCTGCGCGGCTCGGGTCTGCTCCACGTCTACGAAATGATCCTCGAGCCGTTCGATGCCAGCGCCGAGCCCCTCGTGGCCTGCTTCCTCGAGCAGATCCAACGTCTGCTGGAGGCCTGGAATGGCGAGGCGTCCGTGGTGCTACGCTCGTCGATCGCGGGGGCGGGTGCCTTCCCGGTGAAGACTTCTTCATGA
- a CDS encoding type VI secretion IcmF C-terminal domain-containing protein — translation MGWLLNVVVSESLSAADPAKAMEAGAKSIAETETAFQKFWNAVSPYVPWLLLLLGLALAVVVGWMLVKWWRARRAAAPASSGPPPMAAQRLVQVRGTFLNGLPLAHRAAVVDLPTVVVFGPAGSGKTKLVGLDVDWQRQARQYLPSYTSDPLLQMYLGPDCVVHEVSAPLLEDETLSARTALRRMWRKCFSHRQQGLAVIVLDVRWLSDTPPDEQRRFAQLLRGKLNLMSEASRGPVETRLCLTNMDGLEGFEDFARLLKAHGVALAFDIPRQGEEDGLSSLLRSQEQYLALGLTSLPVDAFERLERFYSQGGRSFSGLGRFVTALLEGDTLSFKPLLSRVYLSSLTPEARASGTLSVVAAEGTNDSMRKLYLRTHLRRAAGIAAVCCLPVLAAYAHFYMLLDDVQDEVTVLEETVTQLREQGLEGRGEVVEVQVNKAAEALQHLERAERWWPPLETSFPDETLELRQRLASGIREIHLRPALERCRKQPKSCRPEQVVYLLATLHASSGDGLGTFVRSNLPKGSRRFDARSAAPDTLSGASHRTWISALELSEPLIDTYLLASDEPWERTPPCRRDTTVQLTNEEVWSCWPFTERLTFESQLKPWLDHLRFLRRSLEAGPRGIAEFDLHREERERLLAQLADLDVYASLPTLLNLFDASKVQVNTRYFQGIETTVDVLEWLRNNREALAAVLRMEDDAYSGLLAVRKMGASELLTRDGLWLPGNNKGPYRIELLQESFEFVPEKLSRELLQKELDTQEANGQLTVNAQAAVRPGAMVLSRTAFETDLKPLVDDFTQRIKSAQLPTDEAARRSQYVQKRVNSFSLGYRDGLFHTVDQYRFNVPRKQLIDELGRLSQPSSGQVDMLREVAERANLDPLEGPYYEPLRNAVAPFRPVVQLMVADKSGFYAALAPYQALVAQMRDELDAGSKARSAKDAAAKDAPASDKDEALEEGTPADAQLSEMISPLEKVALAMLLEEESSYLRKAQAWLDSQGITGELRQPFLEPFLRVQKLGKEELEGTLAREWEEASSRMLRPLLARYPFNPDAREDVDPSELEVLRRKDGAFWHFVEQVYSGVCVERGTQWALRGTLRDKLQLPESLLPTLSQVARLSKLLWDDEGRPRPLMLKVQPQPLPPPPMPGVFVTMSSLKCGKTTAYGFNQSPSWQDFPLNWWDQQVSSIVLELRSPSRDDPKFLSLPWNRSIWSCFRLFEEALVATDQRRQWSLVLQGNNVNKRGVDISFGLKGDPWVPFREVPR, via the coding sequence GTGGGGTGGCTGCTGAACGTGGTCGTGTCGGAGTCATTGAGCGCGGCGGATCCAGCCAAGGCGATGGAGGCGGGGGCGAAGTCGATCGCCGAGACCGAGACCGCGTTCCAGAAGTTCTGGAACGCGGTGAGCCCGTACGTGCCCTGGCTGCTGTTGCTGCTGGGCCTGGCGCTCGCCGTGGTCGTCGGTTGGATGCTGGTGAAGTGGTGGCGCGCCCGGCGCGCGGCCGCCCCGGCCTCCAGTGGACCGCCGCCCATGGCCGCCCAGCGACTGGTGCAGGTGCGCGGCACCTTCCTCAATGGCCTGCCGCTCGCCCATCGCGCCGCCGTGGTGGATCTGCCCACCGTGGTGGTGTTCGGCCCCGCGGGCAGCGGCAAGACGAAGCTCGTCGGCCTGGACGTGGACTGGCAGCGCCAGGCCCGCCAGTACCTGCCCAGCTACACGTCGGATCCGCTGCTGCAGATGTACCTGGGCCCGGACTGCGTGGTGCACGAGGTGTCGGCCCCGCTGCTCGAGGACGAGACGTTGTCGGCCCGGACGGCCCTGCGGCGCATGTGGCGCAAGTGCTTCAGCCACCGCCAGCAGGGGCTGGCCGTCATCGTCCTGGACGTGCGCTGGCTGTCGGACACCCCGCCCGACGAGCAGCGGCGCTTCGCCCAGCTCTTGCGCGGCAAGCTCAACCTCATGTCCGAGGCGAGCCGCGGTCCGGTGGAGACGCGCCTGTGCCTGACGAACATGGACGGCCTGGAGGGCTTCGAGGACTTCGCCCGGCTGCTCAAGGCGCACGGCGTGGCGCTCGCCTTCGACATCCCCAGGCAGGGCGAGGAGGACGGGCTGTCCTCGCTCTTGCGCAGCCAGGAGCAGTACCTGGCCCTGGGCCTCACGTCGCTGCCCGTGGACGCCTTCGAGCGGCTCGAGCGCTTCTACTCGCAAGGCGGGCGCTCGTTCTCGGGGCTGGGCCGCTTCGTCACCGCGCTGCTCGAGGGCGATACCCTCTCGTTCAAGCCGCTGCTCTCGCGCGTCTACCTGTCCTCCCTGACACCCGAGGCGCGCGCCAGCGGCACGCTGTCCGTGGTGGCCGCCGAGGGCACCAACGATTCGATGCGCAAGCTGTACCTGCGCACCCACCTGCGCCGCGCCGCGGGCATCGCCGCGGTGTGCTGTCTGCCCGTGCTGGCCGCCTACGCCCACTTCTACATGTTGCTGGACGACGTCCAGGACGAAGTGACGGTGCTCGAGGAGACGGTGACGCAACTGCGCGAGCAGGGGCTGGAGGGCAGGGGAGAGGTCGTCGAGGTGCAGGTCAACAAGGCCGCCGAGGCGCTCCAGCATCTCGAGCGCGCCGAGCGTTGGTGGCCACCCCTGGAGACCAGCTTCCCCGACGAGACGCTGGAGCTGCGCCAGCGCCTGGCCAGTGGCATCCGGGAAATCCACCTGCGGCCCGCGCTCGAGCGCTGCCGCAAGCAACCCAAGTCCTGCCGCCCCGAGCAGGTCGTGTACCTGCTGGCCACCCTCCACGCCTCGAGCGGGGACGGTCTGGGCACGTTCGTGAGGTCCAACCTCCCGAAGGGGTCGCGCCGGTTCGACGCCAGGTCCGCCGCTCCGGACACGCTGTCCGGGGCCTCCCACCGCACGTGGATCTCCGCGCTCGAGCTGAGCGAGCCGCTGATCGACACCTACCTCCTCGCCAGTGACGAGCCCTGGGAGCGCACGCCGCCGTGCCGCCGCGACACCACGGTGCAGCTCACCAACGAGGAGGTCTGGTCCTGCTGGCCCTTCACGGAGCGGCTCACGTTCGAGAGCCAGCTCAAGCCCTGGTTGGATCACCTGCGCTTCCTGCGCCGCTCCCTGGAAGCCGGCCCCCGGGGCATCGCCGAGTTCGATCTGCACCGCGAGGAGCGTGAGCGGCTGCTCGCGCAGCTGGCCGACCTGGACGTCTACGCGTCGCTGCCCACGCTGCTCAACCTGTTCGACGCCTCCAAGGTCCAGGTCAACACGCGCTACTTCCAGGGCATCGAGACCACCGTCGACGTGCTCGAGTGGTTGCGCAACAACCGCGAGGCGCTCGCGGCGGTGCTGCGCATGGAGGACGATGCGTACTCGGGGCTGCTCGCGGTGCGCAAGATGGGCGCCTCGGAGCTGCTCACCCGGGATGGGCTCTGGTTGCCGGGCAACAACAAGGGCCCCTACCGCATCGAGCTGCTCCAGGAGTCCTTCGAGTTCGTTCCCGAGAAGCTCTCCCGGGAGCTGCTCCAGAAGGAGCTCGACACCCAGGAGGCCAATGGCCAGCTCACCGTCAATGCCCAGGCCGCCGTGCGCCCGGGGGCGATGGTGCTCAGCCGCACCGCCTTCGAGACCGACTTGAAGCCCCTGGTGGATGACTTCACCCAGCGCATCAAGAGCGCCCAGCTGCCCACGGACGAGGCCGCCCGGCGCTCCCAGTACGTGCAGAAGCGCGTGAATTCCTTCTCCCTGGGCTACCGCGACGGCCTGTTCCACACCGTGGACCAGTACCGCTTCAACGTCCCGCGCAAGCAGCTCATCGACGAGCTGGGGCGGCTGTCCCAGCCCTCCTCCGGCCAGGTGGACATGCTGCGCGAGGTGGCCGAACGGGCCAACCTGGATCCCCTCGAGGGGCCCTACTACGAGCCGCTGCGCAACGCCGTGGCGCCCTTCCGCCCCGTCGTCCAGCTCATGGTGGCCGACAAGAGCGGCTTCTACGCCGCGCTCGCCCCCTATCAGGCGCTCGTGGCGCAGATGCGCGACGAGCTGGATGCCGGCTCCAAGGCCAGGAGCGCCAAGGACGCGGCCGCCAAGGACGCGCCGGCCTCCGACAAGGACGAGGCGCTCGAGGAGGGCACCCCGGCCGACGCCCAGCTCTCGGAGATGATCAGCCCGCTGGAGAAGGTCGCCCTCGCCATGCTGCTCGAGGAGGAGAGCTCCTACCTGCGCAAGGCCCAGGCCTGGCTGGACTCCCAGGGCATCACCGGCGAGTTGCGCCAGCCCTTCCTGGAGCCCTTCCTGAGGGTGCAGAAGCTGGGCAAGGAAGAGTTGGAGGGAACCCTGGCGCGGGAGTGGGAAGAAGCCTCGTCGCGCATGCTGCGGCCCCTGCTCGCGCGCTACCCCTTCAACCCCGACGCCAGGGAGGACGTGGATCCGAGCGAGCTCGAGGTGCTGCGCCGCAAGGATGGTGCCTTCTGGCACTTCGTGGAGCAGGTGTACTCGGGCGTATGCGTGGAGCGGGGCACCCAATGGGCGCTGCGTGGCACCCTGCGTGACAAGCTGCAGCTGCCCGAGTCGCTCCTGCCCACCCTCAGCCAGGTGGCGCGGCTGTCCAAGCTGCTCTGGGACGACGAGGGCCGCCCCCGGCCGCTCATGCTCAAGGTGCAGCCCCAGCCCCTGCCGCCCCCGCCCATGCCGGGGGTGTTCGTCACCATGTCCTCCCTCAAGTGCGGCAAGACGACCGCCTACGGCTTCAACCAGAGCCCCTCCTGGCAGGACTTCCCGCTCAACTGGTGGGATCAGCAGGTGTCCTCCATCGTGTTGGAGCTGCGCTCGCCCTCGCGCGATGATCCCAAGTTCTTGTCCCTGCCCTGGAATCGCTCTATCTGGAGCTGCTTCCGCCTCTTCGAGGAAGCCCTGGTGGCGACCGATCAGCGCCGCCAGTGGAGCCTGGTCCTGCAGGGGAACAACGTGAACAAGCGGGGAGTGGACATCAGCTTCGGCCTCAAGGGCGACCCCTGGGTGCCGTTCCGGGAAGTGCCGCGATGA
- the tssC gene encoding type VI secretion system contractile sheath large subunit produces the protein MAEKNYLNELFKVRGFDVPLNANPMIGTGLVPITQDEEQVGGEERFMSAVAALLQNVEPIQDDVGQVRFDKGEVMKAIARIDGLIEEQINEVLHNEKFQKMESAWRGLDDLIGHTNFQADITIDILDVDKEELAEDFEKNSSSIFSSALFDKVYIKEYDQFGGKPYGVMLGLYDFSATRGDITWLERMAKVANAAHCPFIASASYKFFDCDSVEQLESLKNLDGVLNHPRYGRWNQLRDKEEAAYIGLTLPRYVVRQPWDPDTNPCSVLNFKEDAQGDSKKYLWGSAAYLMGRNLVKAFEQSGWCQSIRGPKGGGLVTGLPVDTFTLRGQKMIQAPVEIAIPDYREYEFARNGFIPLVYRKGSSEATFFSTQSIKRAQKFKDAKDSENSQLVTNLAYTFSITRLAHYVKSIMRDNIGSTADAGYVQRQIDAWLSGYVTTVVNPDDLTLRRFPFKATSVMVESRPGEIGWYDCKIAVLPHIQFEGLSAELMLESRLG, from the coding sequence ATGGCCGAAAAAAATTATCTCAACGAGCTGTTCAAGGTCCGCGGTTTCGACGTCCCCCTCAACGCCAATCCGATGATCGGCACCGGTCTGGTGCCCATCACCCAGGATGAGGAGCAGGTGGGGGGCGAGGAGCGCTTCATGTCCGCCGTGGCGGCGCTGCTCCAGAACGTCGAGCCCATCCAGGACGACGTGGGGCAGGTGCGCTTCGACAAGGGCGAGGTGATGAAGGCCATCGCCCGCATCGATGGGCTCATCGAGGAGCAGATCAACGAGGTGCTCCACAACGAGAAGTTCCAGAAGATGGAGTCGGCCTGGCGCGGGCTGGATGATCTCATCGGCCACACCAACTTCCAGGCCGACATCACCATCGACATCCTGGACGTGGACAAGGAGGAGCTGGCCGAGGACTTCGAGAAGAACTCGAGCAGCATCTTCTCCAGCGCCCTGTTCGACAAGGTCTACATCAAGGAGTACGACCAGTTCGGTGGCAAGCCGTACGGGGTGATGCTGGGCCTGTACGACTTCAGCGCCACGCGCGGGGACATCACCTGGCTGGAGCGCATGGCCAAGGTGGCCAACGCCGCGCACTGTCCGTTCATCGCCTCGGCGAGCTACAAGTTCTTCGACTGCGACAGCGTCGAGCAGCTCGAGTCGCTCAAGAACCTGGACGGCGTGCTCAACCACCCGCGCTACGGCCGGTGGAACCAGCTGCGCGACAAGGAAGAGGCCGCGTACATCGGCCTGACGCTGCCGCGCTACGTGGTGCGCCAGCCGTGGGATCCGGACACCAACCCGTGCAGCGTGCTCAACTTCAAGGAGGACGCCCAGGGTGACTCGAAGAAGTACCTGTGGGGCAGCGCCGCCTACCTGATGGGGCGCAACCTGGTGAAGGCCTTCGAGCAGTCCGGCTGGTGCCAGTCCATCCGCGGGCCCAAGGGCGGCGGACTCGTCACGGGCCTGCCGGTGGACACCTTCACCCTGCGCGGCCAGAAGATGATCCAGGCGCCGGTGGAGATCGCGATTCCGGACTACCGCGAGTACGAGTTCGCCCGCAACGGCTTCATCCCGCTCGTCTACCGCAAGGGCTCCAGCGAGGCGACGTTCTTCAGCACCCAGTCCATCAAGCGCGCCCAGAAGTTCAAGGACGCCAAGGACTCGGAGAACTCGCAGCTCGTCACCAACCTGGCCTACACCTTCTCCATCACCCGGCTCGCGCACTACGTGAAGAGCATCATGCGCGACAACATCGGCAGCACCGCCGATGCCGGCTACGTGCAGCGGCAGATCGACGCGTGGCTGTCGGGGTACGTCACCACGGTCGTCAATCCGGACGATCTGACGCTTCGCCGCTTTCCTTTCAAGGCCACCAGCGTCATGGTGGAGTCCAGGCCTGGGGAGATCGGCTGGTATGACTGCAAGATCGCCGTCTTGCCGCATATCCAGTTCGAGGGACTCAGCGCGGAGCTGATGTTGGAGTCCCGCCTGGGATGA
- a CDS encoding GPW/gp25 family protein — MSRPSFLDKFTGAAPRAPGRQGELERVRLNLESVLNTKEGYGYFVEGFGLGRYTEKYGTQELMKTLTGELLHSIRTHEPRLQDVELKMRGRDSGLWLHFVLTATLQGTPCTLRLLFHTVSAQVRVDEDEER; from the coding sequence ATGAGCCGCCCCTCCTTCCTGGACAAGTTCACCGGGGCCGCGCCGCGCGCGCCGGGCCGCCAGGGCGAGCTGGAGCGGGTGCGGCTCAACCTCGAGTCCGTGCTCAACACCAAGGAGGGCTACGGCTACTTCGTCGAGGGCTTCGGCCTGGGGCGCTACACGGAGAAGTACGGCACCCAGGAGTTGATGAAGACGCTCACGGGCGAGTTGCTGCACTCCATCCGGACCCATGAGCCGCGCCTGCAGGACGTGGAGCTGAAGATGCGCGGCCGGGACTCGGGATTGTGGCTGCACTTCGTGCTCACCGCTACACTGCAGGGCACCCCCTGCACCCTGCGGCTGCTCTTCCATACCGTGAGCGCGCAGGTGCGGGTGGACGAGGACGAGGAGCGATGA